In Panicum virgatum strain AP13 chromosome 5K, P.virgatum_v5, whole genome shotgun sequence, the genomic window CAGATGTGAAAGAGATGCAATGATAAAATTATACTCCCTCCAGTACCGAATGTAGGTCGTTATAGGATTCTATCTGATCAAAATTCTTTAACTTGGCCTATCAATATATGAAAAGTAACAGATCCACAGCACACGGTTGATGTTACTATCATAGAAAATGCTTTCGTAAGTTTTCAGTTTAAAATGACATATTTTTACAAAATAAAGCAACACAAAGGTCATTAGAGACTGTAGTTCTCCTAAACGACCTACACTTGAAATCAGAGGGAGTAGTTTCAATCTTTTAAGAAGTTAATGCTTACCTATGTTGCATTCAGCTTCTGTTCTTACAACTCAATCTATACTATGATGCAACACAATTTGTCTCTATCAAACTGCCCACTACCAAAACACAGTATTTCAATCCAATATGGGTCAGATGAAATCAGGGTGCACCTCATCATCCACCACTACGTCACTGGCAGCGTCAGTAGTGGCACATTCATCAAGTTCAGTTGAATGCAGCCCAGAGCCCTGAGATCCTTTCCTCTCTTCAAAGAAGCTCGTGTCCAAATACTTGCTCCATTTCGATCTTTGTGCTGCACAGAACAAGTGTATGAGTCTTTCGAGTTCTATAATCCTGCCTCAAAATAATAAGTTTTACAATTCAGGATTGCCAAGTGATCTCATATGCTATTAGGATTTGCATGTATTACCATCAGCAGTAGTAGCTGCACAGTAGGGACTTGATCCTTGCTCGATCTGCTGCCTCTTGGATAAAGTGGGATGTGCTGACGGCTTGGGCCTCTTTCCTAGTACACTTGACTGGGCTTTGCGTGGCCTAACTTTAGGCCTGTTTTGAGGCAGTTCAGTTATCACCTCAATCCCTTCACCTGATTCTATATTTCGATAGGGAAACAGTTAGAATATGCATCGCAATTTCAGCCAATGCATGCTAGAAACTTGACATTAAATGAATATGAATTATGAAGGCAACCAGCTACACTAAAACTATGCAGCCTCATCTGAATATGTAAATCACCAATTGAACTGCTGGCTTCCACCTCCTTGAGAAATACTGCAATGCTGCACTATCGAGCAATTAGATGTCTTAGAACTTGGCCTACGTCTGTTTTTATGGACAATGATGACCTTACCATACAAACATGGGCATTTGGTTTAAGGACATAAAAAAGATGCAAGTTAAGACATGGAAGGTCACTACTACTATTACTCCCTCAGGCTAATGGTAACACAAGCTTATATAATTATATGGCTTGCTCCAGTAATTCAAGACATATTAGACTACAAAACCCTTACTCCCTAAAGCTAAGGTACACAGAAGTTTCAGCTTAGTGAGCAGCGTTTGAACTTCAACGTTTACAATATACAAGTTTGCGGCTCCAATCCCGCTACTCCTACCAAAGAGGAGTAAGCATGTAGCTGCATTGGTTTTTAGAGCTCTAGGGACAATAACATCACAATCTCGATAGCACTGCAACTGACCAAATAACCACATTGGTTGCACAAGATCAATATCCAGTATAGACCAACATTCATTCTCAACAGGACACACAGGGCTTGAAATATAAACTGCGGCATTACGTCGAACATGTATCGAGCGTACCTCCATCTGAAGCgtccgcgcccacgccgcaaCAGCCATCACGGTGCTCCCCAGGATCGTCCAGGTACTCGGACCAGTCCGTCCGCTTCTTCTCCGTGGGGAACTCATCTCCCCGCTCCTCGACCGCCGCCGGGTCCCAGCCGGCATCGGGCTCCGCCAAAGGCGCGAACtcacggcggccgcgggcgaggTTGGCGTCCTGGACGAAGcggcggaggtcggcggcgcGGTAACCCCTGGCGTGGACGCGGAGCACGGACTGGCGCTGGTTGCACACCACGCACACCCACTTGTTGCTGCTCTTCTTCTCCTGCTTCACCTGAGACAGAAGCGAAACCGAGGAACAGAACCGGATCAGTTGGAATGAATGGAGCTTTGCGGAGGGGTTcggctgcggcgccggcgcggggcgcGCACCTGCATGGTGTCGCACTGCACGCACTGGAGGGCAAGGAAGAGCTTCGCCGCCATGGCGATCGCCGGTTCTCGAGTGGGGAGGAGATGACGAAGACGAAGTGGTGTGGGAGGGAGATTTGAATTTGGAGGCAGCGGATTGGAAAATATATATGCGGTTTCATCTGCGGGGAGGGGGGGCGGGAGTTTTGGAattgttttcttttattttcaatATAGAAATAAACCGCCCAGTATTTCTGCAACAATTTATCAGGGACGTCCATTTTTTATCGAAGGGTCTAGACATCCAGCCAAGCCCAGTCAGGAAGAAAGATCCTGGAAGGCTGGGACTCGAAAGCTCGAGCCCAGCCGCCCCCTTCCGCCACGTCCTCCCATGGCGACCGCTCTCCTCGCCACCGCTGCTCCTTGCCGCCTCCCGCTCTCCTGGCGCCGTCCCCCTGGAACTGGAACAGCTCCACTGCTCTCCCCGCTTCGCGCTGCCACTTTCCGCTGCTATAGTGGTTCCAGCGTGGCTTGTTCATGCTCGCCCGGCCCCCCGCCCGCGGTTCCTGCGGAGCGaaggggcggcggtgctggccaGGTCACTTCGCCGGAGGGCGCCGTACGAATCGTCGCTGTTGTTGGAGAAGGTACCATAAGCCCGATTAAGGATACGCCCTGGGAAGAAGTCATGCGACATACGGTAGGTTCCCTATCTGAACCCAACATTCCAACGCTGTCCAATGTGCGTACTGCGTGTGTTGATTTGGAATAGCCGGATATTTGAATATGTTCTTCTCTTAACTATGATTTCTAATATCTGCTAGACTGTTGATACTTAGAGAGTTAGAGTTCTGTTTTATCCAACTAGCGATATCTGTGACTATCTGAACATAAACATATTTTCCTTTGCAGCCTCGTTTGGTAGTCTTATTTCCTCGGAtattctttaaaaaaaacaattatATGGTTTTGGGAACCTCACTGATCACACTTACGCGCACTGCAATTCTTAA contains:
- the LOC120707837 gene encoding MRN complex-interacting protein-like, with the translated sequence MAAKLFLALQCVQCDTMQVKQEKKSSNKWVCVVCNQRQSVLRVHARGYRAADLRRFVQDANLARGRREFAPLAEPDAGWDPAAVEERGDEFPTEKKRTDWSEYLDDPGEHRDGCCGVGADASDGESGEGIEVITELPQNRPKVRPRKAQSSVLGKRPKPSAHPTLSKRQQIEQGSSPYCAATTADAQRSKWSKYLDTSFFEERKGSQGSGLHSTELDECATTDAASDVVVDDEVHPDFI